In one Pseudomonas sp. SG20056 genomic region, the following are encoded:
- the algW gene encoding Do family serine endopeptidase AlgW — MFKALRFLGWPLLVGVLSALLIMQYFPQWVGLPGQDVHVRQAPFYSRMQEGPVSYADAVNLASPAVANLYTTKFVNKPAHPLFEDPQFRKFFGDNLPKQRRMESSLGSAVIMSPEGYLLTNNHVVAGADQIVVALKDGRETLARIIGSDPETDLAVLKIDLPDLPFITLGRSDNIRIGDVTLAIGNPFGVGQTVTMGIISATGRNQLGLNTYEDFIQTDAAINPGNSGGALVDAYGNLVGINTAIFSKSGGSQGIGFAIPVKLAMDVMQAIIEHGQVIRGWLGIEVQPLTPELAESFGLEGRPGIVVAGIYRDGPAQKAGLQPGDLILSIDGEAAGDGRRSMNQVARAKPGEKISIDILRNGKPLKLTAEIGVRPPVNGS, encoded by the coding sequence ATGTTCAAGGCCCTGCGTTTCCTCGGCTGGCCCCTGCTGGTCGGCGTGCTGTCGGCACTGCTGATCATGCAATATTTCCCCCAGTGGGTCGGCTTGCCGGGACAGGATGTGCACGTACGCCAGGCACCGTTCTACAGCCGCATGCAGGAAGGGCCGGTGTCCTACGCCGATGCAGTGAACCTGGCCTCGCCGGCCGTCGCCAACCTGTACACCACCAAGTTCGTTAACAAACCCGCGCATCCATTGTTCGAGGACCCGCAGTTCCGCAAGTTCTTCGGCGATAACCTGCCCAAGCAGCGACGCATGGAATCGAGCCTCGGCTCGGCGGTGATCATGAGCCCGGAAGGCTACCTGCTGACCAACAACCATGTGGTCGCGGGGGCTGATCAGATCGTCGTGGCCCTGAAAGATGGGCGTGAAACCCTGGCTCGCATCATTGGCAGCGATCCGGAAACTGACCTCGCGGTGCTGAAGATCGACCTGCCGGACCTGCCGTTTATCACCCTCGGGCGCTCCGACAATATCCGCATCGGCGACGTGACCCTGGCCATCGGCAACCCCTTCGGCGTCGGCCAGACCGTAACCATGGGAATTATCAGCGCCACCGGGCGCAACCAGCTGGGCCTCAACACCTACGAAGACTTTATCCAGACTGACGCGGCAATCAACCCCGGCAACTCCGGCGGCGCACTGGTGGATGCCTATGGCAACCTGGTGGGCATCAACACCGCGATTTTCTCCAAGTCCGGCGGCTCACAAGGCATCGGCTTTGCCATCCCGGTCAAACTGGCGATGGATGTGATGCAGGCGATCATCGAGCACGGTCAGGTGATTCGCGGCTGGCTGGGCATCGAAGTACAACCGTTGACCCCAGAGCTGGCGGAGTCTTTCGGACTGGAAGGTCGCCCCGGGATCGTAGTGGCCGGTATTTACCGCGACGGCCCCGCGCAGAAGGCCGGCCTGCAGCCAGGCGATCTGATCCTCAGCATCGATGGCGAAGCCGCCGGCGATGGCCGCCGCTCGATGAACCAGGTGGCGCGTGCCAAGCCGGGTGAGAAGATCAGCATCGACATCCTGCGCAACGGCAAGCCCCTGAAACTGACCGCTGAGATCGGTGTAAGACCACCCGTCAACGGCAGCTAA
- a CDS encoding Nif3-like dinuclear metal center hexameric protein → MAIALATLVEEADRYLNAARISDYCPNGLQVEGRPQVRRIVSGVTASQALIEAAVDADADVLLVHHGYFWKGENPCITGMKRRRLQTLLANDISLLAYHLPLDVHPDVGNNVQLAAQLGITVEGPLEPENPRTVGLIGSLAEAMSPRDFAHHVHQVLGREPLLVEGGEMIRRVGWCTGGGQGYIDQAIAAGVDLYLTGEASEQTFHSARENGISFIAAGHHATERYGVQALGDYLARRFAIEHLFIDCPNPI, encoded by the coding sequence ATGGCCATTGCCCTGGCTACCCTTGTGGAAGAAGCCGACCGCTACCTCAACGCGGCGCGAATCAGTGATTACTGCCCCAATGGCCTGCAGGTCGAGGGCCGGCCGCAGGTGCGCCGCATCGTCAGCGGCGTGACCGCCAGCCAGGCGCTGATCGAGGCCGCCGTGGACGCCGACGCCGATGTGCTGCTGGTGCATCACGGTTACTTCTGGAAGGGTGAGAATCCCTGCATCACCGGGATGAAGCGCCGCCGTCTGCAGACCCTGCTGGCGAACGACATCAGTCTGCTGGCCTATCACCTGCCACTGGATGTGCACCCCGACGTTGGCAACAACGTGCAGCTGGCCGCTCAGCTGGGTATTACTGTGGAAGGCCCGCTGGAGCCAGAAAATCCGCGCACCGTTGGCCTGATCGGTTCGCTGGCCGAGGCCATGAGCCCGCGCGATTTCGCCCACCATGTGCATCAGGTGCTGGGCCGCGAACCACTGCTGGTCGAAGGCGGCGAGATGATTCGTCGAGTCGGTTGGTGCACCGGTGGCGGTCAGGGTTATATCGACCAGGCGATTGCCGCCGGGGTTGATCTATACCTGACCGGTGAAGCCTCTGAGCAGACCTTCCACAGCGCCCGGGAAAATGGCATCAGCTTTATCGCCGCCGGCCATCACGCTACCGAGCGTTACGGTGTGCAGGCGTTGGGTGATTATCTGGCGCGGCGCTTTGCTATTGAGCATCTGTTTATTGATTGCCCAAACCCTATCTGA
- the cysD gene encoding sulfate adenylyltransferase subunit CysD, with translation MLDKLTHLKQLEAESIHIIREVAAEFDNPVMLYSIGKDSAVMLHLARKAFFPGKLPFPVMHVDTRWKFQEMYSFREKMVKEYGLDLITHINPDGVAQDMNPFTYGSAKHTDVMKTEGLKQALDKYGFDAAFGGARRDEEKSRAKERVYSFRDSKHRWDPKNQRPELWNVYNGNVKKGESIRVFPLSNWTELDIWQYIYLEQIPIVPLYFAAEREVIEKNGTLIMIDDDRILEHLSDEEKARITKKMVRFRTLGCYPLTGAVESTATSLTDIIQEMLLTRTSERQGRVIDHDAAGSMEEKKRQGYF, from the coding sequence ATGCTCGATAAACTGACCCACCTGAAGCAACTGGAGGCGGAAAGTATCCACATCATTCGTGAAGTGGCCGCCGAATTCGACAACCCGGTAATGCTCTATTCCATCGGTAAAGACTCCGCCGTGATGCTGCACCTGGCACGCAAGGCGTTCTTTCCGGGCAAGCTGCCGTTCCCGGTGATGCACGTCGATACGCGCTGGAAGTTCCAGGAGATGTACAGCTTCCGCGAAAAGATGGTCAAAGAGTACGGCCTGGACCTGATCACCCACATCAACCCCGATGGCGTGGCGCAGGATATGAATCCCTTCACCTACGGCAGTGCCAAGCACACCGATGTGATGAAGACCGAAGGCCTCAAGCAGGCGCTGGACAAGTACGGCTTTGACGCCGCCTTCGGTGGCGCGCGCCGCGACGAAGAGAAATCCCGCGCTAAAGAGCGCGTGTATTCCTTCCGCGACAGCAAGCACCGTTGGGACCCGAAGAACCAGCGCCCCGAGCTGTGGAATGTGTACAACGGCAACGTCAAGAAGGGCGAGTCGATCCGTGTGTTCCCGCTGTCCAACTGGACCGAGCTGGACATCTGGCAGTACATCTACCTGGAGCAGATCCCGATCGTGCCGCTGTACTTCGCCGCCGAACGCGAAGTGATCGAGAAGAATGGCACGCTGATCATGATCGACGATGATCGCATCCTTGAGCACCTCTCGGATGAAGAGAAAGCGCGTATCACCAAGAAGATGGTGCGTTTCCGTACTCTTGGCTGCTACCCGCTGACCGGCGCGGTGGAGTCCACGGCCACCAGCCTGACTGACATCATCCAGGAAATGCTCCTGACCCGTACTTCCGAGCGTCAGGGCCGCGTCATCGACCACGATGCTGCCGGTTCCATGGAAGAGAAAAAACGTCAGGGGTATTTCTAA
- the cysN gene encoding sulfate adenylyltransferase subunit CysN, which yields MSHQSDLISEDILAYLAQHERKELLRFLTCGNVDDGKSTLIGRLLHDSKMIYEDHLEAITRDSKKSGTTGEEVDLALLVDGLQAEREQGITIDVAYRYFSTAKRKFIIADTPGHEQYTRNMATGASTCDLAIILIDARYGVQTQTKRHSFIASLLGIKHIVVAINKMDLKGFDQGVFEQIKADYLKFADGIALKPSSLHFVPMSALKGDNVVNKSEQSPWYTGQSLMEILETVEVAGDRNFDDLRFPVQYVNRPNLNFRGFAGTLASGIVRKGDEIIALPSGKGSKVKSIVTFEGELEQAGPGQAITITLEDEIDVSRGDMLVHADNRPQVVDSFDAMLVWMAEEPMLPGKKYDIKRATSYVPGSIASITHRVDVNTLEHGAASSLQLNEIGQVRIALDAPIALDGYAHNRTTGSFIVIDRLTNGTVGAGMIIAEPVEAGAGGHHGKLAHVSTEERATRFGQQPATVLFSGLSGAGKSTLAYAVERKLFDMGRAVYVLDGQNLRHDLNKGLPQDRAGRTENWRRAAHVARQFNEAGLLTLAAFVAPDAEGREQAKALIGAERLITVYVQASPQVCAERDPQGLYAAGGDNIPGESFPYDVPLNADLVIDTQSLSVEEGVKQVLALLRERSAI from the coding sequence ATGTCGCACCAATCCGATCTGATCAGCGAAGACATCCTCGCTTACCTGGCCCAGCACGAGCGTAAAGAACTGCTGCGCTTCCTTACCTGCGGCAACGTCGACGACGGCAAGAGCACCCTGATTGGCCGCCTGCTGCACGACTCCAAGATGATCTACGAAGACCATCTGGAAGCCATCACCCGTGACTCGAAGAAGTCCGGCACCACTGGTGAGGAAGTCGATCTGGCATTGCTGGTCGACGGCCTGCAGGCCGAGCGCGAGCAGGGCATCACCATCGACGTGGCCTACCGCTATTTCAGCACCGCCAAGCGCAAATTCATCATCGCCGACACCCCCGGCCATGAGCAGTACACCCGCAATATGGCTACTGGTGCCTCCACCTGCGACCTGGCGATCATCCTGATCGACGCGCGCTACGGTGTGCAGACCCAGACCAAGCGTCATAGTTTTATCGCCAGCCTGCTGGGCATCAAGCACATCGTTGTGGCCATCAACAAGATGGACCTCAAGGGCTTCGATCAAGGCGTATTCGAGCAGATCAAGGCCGATTACCTGAAGTTCGCTGACGGTATCGCGCTCAAGCCAAGCTCGCTGCACTTCGTGCCGATGTCGGCGCTGAAGGGCGACAACGTGGTGAACAAGAGCGAGCAGTCGCCTTGGTACACCGGCCAGTCGCTGATGGAAATTCTGGAAACCGTGGAAGTGGCGGGCGATCGCAATTTTGACGATCTGCGCTTCCCGGTGCAGTACGTTAACCGCCCGAACCTGAACTTCCGTGGTTTCGCCGGCACCCTGGCCAGCGGCATCGTGCGCAAGGGCGACGAAATCATCGCGCTGCCGTCGGGCAAGGGCAGCAAGGTCAAATCCATCGTCACCTTTGAAGGTGAGCTGGAGCAGGCCGGTCCAGGTCAGGCGATCACCATCACCCTGGAAGATGAAATCGACGTCTCCCGTGGCGACATGCTGGTGCATGCCGACAACCGTCCGCAGGTGGTCGACAGCTTCGACGCCATGCTGGTATGGATGGCCGAAGAGCCGATGCTGCCGGGCAAGAAATACGACATCAAGCGTGCCACCAGCTATGTGCCGGGCTCGATTGCCAGCATCACCCACCGGGTCGATGTGAACACCCTGGAGCACGGCGCGGCGAGCAGCCTGCAACTCAATGAAATCGGCCAGGTGCGTATCGCCCTGGATGCGCCGATTGCGCTGGATGGCTACGCGCACAACCGCACCACTGGCTCGTTTATCGTCATTGACCGTCTGACCAACGGCACCGTGGGTGCCGGCATGATCATCGCTGAGCCGGTTGAGGCTGGCGCGGGTGGCCATCATGGCAAGCTGGCGCACGTGTCCACCGAAGAGCGTGCTACGCGCTTCGGCCAGCAGCCGGCTACCGTGCTGTTCAGCGGCCTGTCCGGCGCGGGCAAGAGCACCTTGGCCTACGCCGTAGAGCGCAAGCTGTTCGACATGGGCCGCGCGGTTTATGTGCTGGATGGCCAGAATCTGCGCCATGACCTGAACAAAGGTCTGCCGCAGGATCGTGCCGGGCGTACCGAAAACTGGCGTCGTGCCGCGCACGTGGCGCGTCAGTTCAACGAGGCCGGCTTGCTGACCCTGGCCGCCTTCGTGGCGCCGGATGCCGAAGGCCGTGAACAGGCCAAAGCATTGATCGGTGCAGAGCGCCTGATCACTGTCTATGTGCAGGCGTCTCCGCAGGTCTGCGCTGAGCGTGATCCGCAGGGCTTGTACGCGGCGGGTGGTGACAACATTCCGGGTGAATCCTTCCCCTATGATGTGCCGCTGAATGCCGATCTGGTGATCGATACGCAGTCGCTGTCGGTGGAAGAGGGCGTCAAGCAGGTGTTGGCTCTGCTGCGTGAGCGCAGCGCTATCTAA
- a CDS encoding YhcB family protein, giving the protein MEQTLTAWLLPAITLVAGIAIGFLIARLAPNAAPSRTQRQLDEIQERFDTYQSEVVTHFNTTANLVKKLSQTQLDVQQHLSDGANRLALDELTRQRLLATLHADDSSEKRERIKAPVHHEMPKDYAPKSADVPGMLDESYGLKNK; this is encoded by the coding sequence GTGGAACAGACGCTCACCGCCTGGTTGCTACCCGCCATTACCCTGGTAGCTGGTATTGCCATTGGCTTCCTGATTGCCCGCCTGGCACCCAATGCCGCCCCTAGCCGCACCCAGCGTCAGCTAGATGAAATTCAAGAACGCTTCGACACCTACCAAAGCGAGGTGGTGACTCATTTCAATACCACCGCCAACCTGGTGAAAAAGCTCAGCCAAACTCAACTGGACGTGCAGCAGCACCTGTCGGACGGGGCCAACCGCCTGGCACTCGACGAGCTGACTCGCCAGCGCCTGCTCGCTACCCTGCACGCCGATGACAGCAGTGAAAAGCGCGAGCGTATCAAGGCACCGGTCCATCATGAAATGCCCAAAGACTACGCGCCGAAAAGCGCCGATGTGCCAGGCATGCTCGATGAAAGCTACGGCTTGAAGAACAAATAA
- a CDS encoding alpha/beta fold hydrolase — MLTRETPLMIAGPSGQLEALWLDTPDARGVALICHPNPVQGGTMLNKVVSTLQRTARDCGLATLRFNYRGVGASAGSHDMASGEVDDAEAVANWLRAQHPELPVTLLGFSFGGFVAAALGARLEAQGVKLDKLFMVAPAVQRLSEETPPASHCPLILIQPEDDEVIDPQVVYQWSAALGRAHELLKVAECGHFFHGKLTDLKDLLLPRL; from the coding sequence TTGCTCACCCGCGAAACCCCTCTGATGATTGCCGGCCCCAGCGGCCAACTCGAAGCCCTGTGGCTGGATACCCCCGATGCCCGTGGCGTGGCGCTGATTTGCCACCCCAACCCGGTGCAGGGTGGCACCATGCTCAACAAGGTGGTCTCCACTCTGCAACGCACGGCCCGTGACTGTGGCCTGGCCACGTTGCGTTTCAATTACCGCGGTGTCGGCGCCAGCGCTGGCAGCCACGATATGGCCAGCGGTGAGGTGGATGATGCCGAGGCCGTGGCCAATTGGCTGCGTGCGCAGCATCCCGAATTACCCGTGACCCTGCTGGGTTTTTCCTTTGGTGGCTTTGTCGCCGCTGCGCTCGGTGCTCGTCTGGAAGCCCAGGGCGTAAAACTCGACAAGCTGTTTATGGTGGCGCCGGCCGTGCAGCGTCTGAGCGAAGAAACGCCCCCAGCCAGCCATTGCCCGCTGATCCTGATCCAGCCCGAAGACGACGAAGTTATCGACCCTCAGGTGGTGTATCAGTGGTCGGCGGCACTCGGGCGTGCCCATGAGCTGCTGAAAGTGGCAGAATGCGGCCACTTTTTTCACGGCAAGCTTACTGATCTCAAAGATCTGCTGCTGCCGCGACTCTGA
- a CDS encoding tryptophan--tRNA ligase encodes MTTRILTGITTTGTPHLGNYAGAIRPAIVASRAADADSFYFLADYHALIKCDEPARIQRSRLEIAATWLALGLDTDKATFYRQSDIPEIPELCWLLTCVAGKGLLNRAHAYKASVDKNVEQGEDPDAGITMGLFSYPVLMAADILMFNAHKVPVGRDQIQHVEMARDIGQRFNHLFGNGKELFTLPEAVIEEDVATLPGLDGRKMSKSYDNTIPLFGSAKQLKDAVARIVTDSKLPGEPKDPDSSHLFTLYQAFAAPTQQADFRAALEGGMAWGEAKQALCNLLEAELGEARERYHALISKPADLEDILLAGAAKARKTATPFLGELREAVGLRSFRSQAVNTAGEKKKAGKSARFVSFRDDDGSFRFRLLDAAGEQLLLSKSFTDGKAAGMANKRLQSGEALDVREKDGGFGVWLDDECVAQSPAFADSSACQAAIQRLREALAHAE; translated from the coding sequence ATGACCACTCGTATCCTTACCGGCATCACCACCACCGGCACGCCGCACCTCGGCAACTATGCGGGCGCGATTCGTCCGGCCATCGTCGCCAGCCGCGCCGCTGATGCAGATTCGTTCTACTTCCTGGCCGACTACCACGCGCTGATCAAGTGTGATGAGCCAGCGCGTATCCAGCGTTCGCGTCTGGAAATCGCTGCAACCTGGCTGGCGTTGGGGCTGGATACCGACAAGGCAACTTTCTACCGCCAGTCGGATATCCCCGAGATTCCCGAGCTGTGCTGGCTGCTCACCTGCGTCGCTGGCAAGGGCCTGCTTAACCGCGCGCACGCTTATAAAGCCTCGGTGGACAAGAACGTCGAGCAAGGCGAAGACCCGGATGCGGGCATCACCATGGGCCTGTTCAGCTACCCGGTGCTGATGGCAGCGGACATCCTGATGTTCAACGCGCACAAGGTGCCGGTCGGCCGCGACCAGATCCAGCACGTGGAAATGGCCCGCGATATCGGTCAGCGCTTCAACCACCTGTTTGGTAATGGCAAGGAACTGTTCACCCTGCCCGAAGCGGTGATCGAGGAAGACGTAGCGACCTTGCCAGGCCTCGACGGGCGCAAGATGAGCAAGAGCTACGACAACACCATCCCGTTGTTTGGCAGTGCCAAGCAGCTCAAGGATGCTGTTGCCCGCATCGTGACCGACTCCAAACTGCCGGGCGAGCCGAAAGACCCGGACAGCTCGCACCTGTTCACCCTCTACCAGGCCTTTGCTGCACCGACCCAGCAGGCGGATTTCCGTGCTGCGCTGGAAGGCGGCATGGCCTGGGGCGAAGCCAAGCAGGCGCTGTGCAACTTACTGGAGGCCGAGCTGGGCGAGGCGCGCGAGCGTTACCATGCGCTGATCAGCAAACCGGCCGATCTGGAAGACATCCTCCTGGCTGGTGCCGCCAAGGCGCGCAAGACTGCTACACCGTTTCTCGGTGAGCTGCGCGAGGCTGTGGGCCTGCGCTCGTTCCGCAGCCAGGCCGTCAATACGGCGGGCGAGAAGAAAAAAGCCGGCAAGAGCGCCCGCTTTGTCAGCTTCCGCGATGATGACGGCAGCTTCCGCTTCCGCCTGCTGGATGCCGCTGGCGAGCAGTTGCTGCTGTCCAAATCCTTTACCGATGGTAAAGCGGCAGGCATGGCTAATAAGCGTCTGCAATCCGGTGAAGCATTGGATGTGCGCGAGAAGGATGGCGGTTTTGGCGTCTGGTTGGACGATGAGTGCGTGGCACAAAGCCCGGCATTCGCCGACAGCAGTGCCTGTCAGGCGGCGATTCAGCGCCTGCGTGAGGCGCTAGCACACGCTGAGTAA
- the zapE gene encoding cell division protein ZapE, whose protein sequence is MTPLERYQADLKRPDFFHDAAQETAVRHLQRLYDDLIAADKGSAGVFGKLFGKKPQGPVKGLYFWGGVGRGKTYLVDTFFDALPFERKVRTHFHRFMKRVHEEMRTLKGEKNPLTIIGKRFADEARVICFDEFFVSDITDAMILATLLEELFKNGVSLVATSNIVPDGLYKDGLQRARFLPAIALLKQHTEIVNVDSGIDYRLRALEQAELFHWPLDAAAEESLQKSFVSLLPEHCEVQENEPLMIENRAIVARKVGDDVAWFEFRELCDGPRSQNDYIELGKIFHAVLLANVEQMSTAKDDMARRFINLVDEFYDRNVKLIISAEVELKDLYTGGRLTFEFQRTLSRLLEMQSHEFLARPHKP, encoded by the coding sequence ATGACCCCCCTAGAACGCTACCAGGCTGACCTTAAACGCCCTGATTTCTTTCATGACGCTGCCCAGGAAACTGCGGTGCGTCACTTGCAGCGCCTGTATGACGACCTGATCGCTGCCGACAAGGGCAGCGCCGGCGTCTTCGGCAAGCTGTTCGGCAAAAAACCGCAGGGGCCGGTCAAGGGCCTGTACTTCTGGGGTGGCGTGGGTCGCGGCAAAACCTACCTGGTCGACACCTTTTTTGATGCGCTGCCGTTCGAGCGCAAGGTGCGCACGCACTTCCACCGCTTTATGAAGCGCGTGCATGAAGAAATGCGCACCCTCAAGGGTGAAAAGAACCCGCTGACCATTATCGGCAAGCGTTTCGCCGATGAGGCGCGGGTGATCTGCTTCGACGAATTCTTCGTCAGCGATATTACTGACGCGATGATCCTCGCCACCCTGCTGGAAGAGCTGTTCAAGAACGGCGTCAGCCTGGTCGCGACTTCCAATATCGTGCCGGATGGCCTGTACAAGGACGGCTTGCAGCGCGCGCGCTTCCTGCCGGCCATCGCCCTGCTCAAGCAGCACACCGAGATCGTCAACGTCGACAGCGGTATCGATTACCGCCTGCGTGCGTTGGAGCAAGCCGAGCTGTTCCACTGGCCGCTGGACGCTGCCGCCGAGGAGAGCCTGCAGAAGAGTTTCGTCAGCCTGCTGCCGGAGCACTGCGAGGTACAGGAAAACGAGCCACTGATGATCGAAAATCGCGCTATCGTGGCGCGCAAGGTCGGTGATGACGTGGCCTGGTTCGAATTCCGCGAGCTGTGCGACGGCCCGCGCAGCCAGAACGACTACATCGAACTGGGTAAGATTTTCCACGCCGTATTGCTAGCCAATGTGGAACAGATGAGCACCGCCAAGGACGATATGGCCCGGCGCTTTATCAACCTGGTGGACGAGTTCTACGACCGCAACGTCAAGCTGATCATCTCCGCCGAAGTGGAGCTGAAAGACCTCTACACCGGTGGTCGCCTGACCTTCGAGTTCCAGCGCACGCTCAGCCGTTTGCTGGAAATGCAGTCGCACGAGTTTCTCGCACGGCCGCACAAGCCCTGA
- a CDS encoding DEAD/DEAH box helicase, with the protein MTFASLGLIEPLLRTLDSLDYKTPTAVQAQAIVPVLKGRDLMAAAQTGTGKTAGFALPVLQRLMMEGPQVASNSVRALVLVPTRELAEQVLQSFLTYGQHLPLRSYAVYGGVSINPQMMKLRKGVDVLVATPGRLLDLYRQNAVKFNQVQTLVLDEADRMLDLGFANELESVFAALPKKRQTLLFSATFSDAIRAMAGQMLKDPLSIEVSPRNAAAKSVKQWLIPVDKKRKSELFLHLYQAKRWSQALVFVKTRKGVDELEAELQRHGISADSIHGDKPQATRQRALQRFKDGEVKVLVATDVAARGLDIDDMPLVVNFDLPIVAEDYVHRIGRTGRAGTTGQAVSLVCADEVQLLSAIETLTQQVLQRIDEPDFIPDHRVPQTLPGGQVVKKPKKPKKPKVVGGGKGGSLGRWMEADEPAAPSVKAVRKVPSFGGKPAKGGRKP; encoded by the coding sequence ATGACCTTTGCCTCCCTTGGCCTGATCGAGCCTCTGCTACGCACCCTCGACAGCCTCGATTACAAAACCCCCACCGCCGTGCAGGCTCAGGCCATCGTGCCAGTGCTCAAGGGGCGCGATCTGATGGCCGCCGCGCAGACCGGCACCGGCAAGACCGCCGGCTTTGCCCTGCCGGTGCTACAGCGGTTGATGATGGAAGGGCCGCAGGTGGCCAGTAATTCGGTGCGTGCGTTGGTGCTGGTGCCAACCCGCGAGCTGGCCGAGCAGGTGTTGCAGAGTTTTCTCACCTACGGTCAGCACCTGCCGCTGCGCAGCTACGCGGTGTATGGCGGGGTCAGTATCAACCCGCAGATGATGAAGCTGCGCAAAGGTGTGGACGTGCTGGTGGCCACCCCAGGCCGCTTGCTCGACCTCTATCGGCAAAACGCGGTGAAATTCAACCAGGTGCAGACCCTGGTGCTGGATGAAGCCGACCGCATGCTCGACCTGGGCTTTGCCAACGAGCTGGAAAGTGTGTTCGCGGCGCTGCCGAAAAAGCGCCAGACCCTGCTGTTCTCCGCGACTTTCTCCGACGCCATTCGCGCCATGGCCGGGCAGATGCTTAAAGACCCGCTAAGCATTGAAGTCAGCCCGCGCAATGCCGCCGCCAAATCGGTCAAGCAGTGGTTGATCCCGGTGGACAAGAAGCGCAAGAGCGAGCTGTTTCTGCATCTGTATCAGGCCAAGCGCTGGAGCCAGGCCCTGGTGTTTGTGAAAACCCGCAAGGGCGTTGATGAGCTGGAAGCCGAGCTGCAACGCCACGGCATCAGTGCCGACTCGATTCATGGCGACAAGCCCCAAGCCACCCGTCAGCGCGCCTTGCAGCGCTTCAAGGACGGCGAGGTCAAGGTGCTGGTGGCCACCGATGTGGCAGCCCGTGGCCTGGATATCGACGATATGCCGCTGGTGGTCAACTTCGATTTGCCCATCGTCGCCGAAGATTACGTGCACCGTATCGGCCGTACTGGGCGTGCTGGCACCACCGGTCAGGCCGTGTCGCTGGTCTGCGCTGATGAAGTGCAACTGCTCTCGGCTATCGAAACCCTGACCCAGCAGGTGCTGCAACGTATTGATGAGCCGGACTTTATCCCCGACCACCGCGTGCCGCAGACCCTGCCTGGCGGCCAGGTGGTGAAAAAGCCGAAGAAACCGAAGAAGCCGAAAGTGGTTGGCGGCGGCAAGGGCGGCAGCCTTGGGCGCTGGATGGAAGCCGATGAGCCGGCTGCACCGTCGGTTAAGGCGGTACGCAAGGTGCCCAGCTTCGGCGGCAAGCCGGCCAAGGGCGGCAGAAAGCCGTAG
- a CDS encoding VOC family protein has protein sequence MLQSVELKTFVPARDFALSQAFYQALGFKPGWVGDGLAYFSHGEHCAFLLQDFYVKEQAENFVMHLLVEDVEAWWQKVLDEQLGERFGGRLIPPQDQPWGMRDFVVIDPSGVLWRIAQNI, from the coding sequence ATGCTGCAAAGCGTTGAACTGAAAACCTTCGTACCGGCCCGCGATTTCGCCTTGAGCCAGGCGTTCTATCAAGCGCTGGGCTTCAAGCCGGGCTGGGTCGGCGATGGCCTGGCCTATTTCAGCCATGGCGAGCACTGTGCCTTTTTGCTGCAGGACTTCTACGTCAAGGAGCAGGCGGAGAACTTCGTCATGCACCTACTGGTGGAAGACGTCGAGGCTTGGTGGCAGAAGGTGCTGGATGAGCAGTTGGGCGAGCGCTTCGGCGGGCGCCTGATCCCGCCCCAGGATCAGCCCTGGGGCATGCGCGATTTCGTGGTCATCGACCCCAGCGGCGTGCTCTGGCGAATCGCGCAGAACATTTAG
- a CDS encoding PAS domain-containing protein, whose product MPAQIDIQEVHWLLDIVQCIDVGVIVLDRQYQVEVWNSFMENHSGMGPDEVHGKTLFSLFPEINEAWLRRKVDTVVQLGTRAFSLWEQHPYLMHFKNYQPITGQEDFMYQNVTLLPLAGAKGDVEHICVVIYDMTAAATHKKQLEAAQASR is encoded by the coding sequence ATGCCCGCACAGATAGATATTCAAGAGGTGCACTGGCTGCTCGATATCGTGCAGTGCATCGATGTCGGGGTGATCGTCCTCGATCGCCAGTACCAGGTGGAGGTGTGGAACAGCTTTATGGAGAACCATTCGGGCATGGGCCCGGACGAGGTGCACGGCAAAACCCTGTTCAGCCTGTTCCCGGAAATTAACGAAGCCTGGTTACGGCGCAAGGTCGATACCGTGGTGCAACTCGGCACGCGCGCGTTCAGCCTATGGGAGCAACACCCCTACCTGATGCACTTCAAGAACTATCAGCCGATCACCGGCCAGGAAGACTTTATGTACCAAAACGTCACCCTGCTGCCGCTGGCCGGGGCCAAGGGTGATGTGGAACATATCTGCGTAGTGATCTACGACATGACCGCCGCCGCCACCCATAAGAAGCAGCTGGAAGCGGCGCAGGCCAGCCGTTAA